TCACAGCGAGCCGCTGCGCTCCGGCGAGATGCCCCCGCCCGACGCCGCCCCGCCCCTCGAGAGCACCATGACCCGCGCGCAGCACGGGGCGATGGTCGCCCGCGCGCTCGAGTACATCCGCGCGGGCGACATCTTCCAGGTCGTGCTGGGTCAGCGCTTCGAGCGCACGAGCACCGCCGACCCGTTCGATGTCTACCGCGCGCTGCGTGCGGTGAACCCCTCGCCCTACATGGTCTACCTCCAGGGGCGCGCGTGCATCCTGGTCGCGAGCAGCCCGGAGATCCTCTGCCGCGTCGCGCTGGAGAACCCGCAATCGCCCGGCCCGGCGCGCCTCATCGTCACGAACCGCCCGCTGGCGGGCACGCGCCGGCGCGGGAACACGCCACAGGCCGACGCCGCCCTCGAGGCCGAACTCCTCGCCGACCCCAAGGAGCGCGCCGAGCACATCATGCTCGTTGATCTCGGGCGCAACGACGTCGGGCGCGTTGCGGAGCCGGGCACCATCGACCTGCCCCGCGTGATGGAGGTCGAACGCTACAGCCACGTCATGCACATCAGCTCGACCGTCACCGGCGTGCTGCGCGACGGGCTCGACTGCTGGGACGCCCTCGCCGCCGCGCTGCCCGTCGGCACCATCAGCGGCGCCCCCAAGGTCCGCGCCATGCAGATCATCGACGAACTCGAGCCCGTCCGGCGCGGGCCCTACGGCGGGGGCCTGGGCTACGTCGGGCTCGACGGGCAGATGGACATCGCCCTGACGCTGCGCACCATCGTCGTCCCGCTGGCCGCCCGCGCGGCGCACGCCCCGAACGCGTGGACCTACCACCTGCAGGCCTCGGGCGGCATCGTCGCGGATTCCGACGCCGACGCCGAATACCAGGAAACCGTCAACAAGGCCGCCGCCCTCGCCCGCGCGCTGCGCGTCGCGGAGCAGGCGTTCGCGCAGTCGCGGGGGCAATCAGGGCTCGACGCCCGGTGATCGCCTCCCCTTCAACTGCACGGCGCTCGACGTCTCGCGCACCCACGCGAGGAGATCGAACGCCTCCGCCGCCGGCAGGTCGCCGAACTGCTGCTCGGTCGCTATCGCA
The sequence above is drawn from the Planctomycetota bacterium genome and encodes:
- a CDS encoding chorismate-binding protein is translated as MPTPSREEFLALVARERGHATLCIPICIRLLADHLTPVVAYRRLVSPDDRTAPSFLLESVEGGERQGRYSILGARPRTTFIAREGAVTIEQHAPGAPPASPGAQSPSGAQSPSASEQTTPPDPFAPLKAFARARRLVRTPGAPSCFLGGLVGYAAYDSVRYAEPDKLPFAAAPRDDRALPDLDFAYYDGVVVFDHVDKLVCVVQLAEVAPHADPAAAYDDALARLHDRLALLERHSEPLRSGEMPPPDAAPPLESTMTRAQHGAMVARALEYIRAGDIFQVVLGQRFERTSTADPFDVYRALRAVNPSPYMVYLQGRACILVASSPEILCRVALENPQSPGPARLIVTNRPLAGTRRRGNTPQADAALEAELLADPKERAEHIMLVDLGRNDVGRVAEPGTIDLPRVMEVERYSHVMHISSTVTGVLRDGLDCWDALAAALPVGTISGAPKVRAMQIIDELEPVRRGPYGGGLGYVGLDGQMDIALTLRTIVVPLAARAAHAPNAWTYHLQASGGIVADSDADAEYQETVNKAAALARALRVAEQAFAQSRGQSGLDAR